One Patescibacteria group bacterium DNA segment encodes these proteins:
- the nusB gene encoding transcription antitermination factor NusB — protein sequence MSNRHLARTIALQSLYQWDFNHQREDMHTIVAQNLKDFAPSFDDDGFTVTLVNGILSRRGEIDPLITQYAPEWPLDQIPPIDRNILRIGIYELRTSEVPPKVAINESIELAKTFGGESSSKFVNGVLGNIYKDMETRGERVSTPSIRETQAPESSASASPAQEVSAGGVVFRKDVHGACQFALIQDAIYRWTFPKGHVEAGESLEQTACAEVGEEIGIKKVRVVCPLGKIHITVNTPGKPPVPKVVHYFLMEALEDTLHIVPDNEIKGGDWVPQNEVLLLLGYENAKEIFRHALKQLNPEQSISKTKINS from the coding sequence ATGTCAAATAGGCATCTCGCCCGCACCATCGCGCTGCAGTCGCTCTACCAGTGGGATTTCAACCACCAGCGTGAAGATATGCACACGATTGTAGCGCAGAATCTCAAGGATTTCGCGCCGAGTTTCGATGACGACGGGTTCACCGTCACCTTGGTAAACGGCATCCTCTCCCGCCGCGGGGAAATCGATCCGCTCATCACGCAGTATGCGCCCGAATGGCCGCTCGACCAGATCCCGCCCATTGACCGCAATATCCTGCGCATCGGCATTTACGAATTGAGGACCAGCGAGGTGCCTCCCAAGGTGGCCATCAACGAATCCATCGAGCTTGCCAAAACGTTCGGCGGGGAATCATCCAGCAAATTCGTGAACGGCGTGCTCGGGAATATTTACAAAGACATGGAAACGCGCGGCGAGCGCGTCTCGACGCCCTCGATACGGGAAACGCAAGCGCCCGAATCCTCGGCCTCCGCCTCTCCCGCGCAAGAAGTGTCTGCCGGCGGTGTGGTGTTCCGCAAGGATGTACACGGCGCCTGCCAATTCGCGCTCATCCAGGATGCGATCTACCGATGGACGTTTCCCAAGGGCCACGTGGAAGCAGGCGAGTCGCTCGAGCAAACCGCGTGTGCCGAGGTGGGCGAGGAAATCGGCATCAAGAAGGTGCGCGTGGTCTGCCCTTTGGGAAAAATCCACATCACCGTGAACACGCCCGGCAAACCGCCCGTACCCAAAGTGGTCCATTACTTCCTCATGGAAGCGCTGGAAGACACGCTTCATATAGTCCCTGACAATGAGATCAAGGGAGGCGACTGGGTCCCGCAAAACGAGGTGCTGCTACTCTTGGGATACGAGAACG
- the rpmF gene encoding 50S ribosomal protein L32, with translation MGLPSKRRTKQSKRDRASHFALTPKQLIECPKCKHPTLPHRACAFCGTYRGRQVTKAQDVKK, from the coding sequence ATGGGACTGCCTTCAAAACGACGCACCAAGCAATCCAAGCGCGACCGCGCCTCTCATTTCGCACTCACGCCAAAACAGCTCATCGAATGCCCCAAATGCAAACACCCGACGCTCCCGCACCGCGCATGCGCATTTTGCGGGACGTATAGGGGGCGACAGGTCACGAAAGCGCAAGACGTGAAAAAATAA